The DNA region GTGCAACATTAATGCTTTTACCCCCAAGGGTTACGACTTGCCTTTGAGCTCTATGCACTTGACCCACTGTTAATCCCCTGATTTCGATAATCTTATCAATTGCCGGGTTAAGCGTCACCGTCGTAATCATACATGCCCGCCTCCTTCTTTGTTGCTTCAACCAACAAGACACCTTCAAGCTTAAACTTTTCTTTGATTTCATCCTCTTCAAGAGATGAAGTGATGATGGTATCAACTGCGCTGATTGGTAATATTTCACACAATGCCACTTTATTGAACTTACTGGCATCTGCAAGAATATATCTTTCTCTTCCTTTTTCTAATATTGCCCGCTTCATTTCCGCTTCTTCAAAATCAGGTGTTGTTAATCCATACTCAAGGCTTATGGCATTAACACCTATAAACACCTTATTTATTCGGAATCTTCGTATCGTGTCAATGGCCAATTGCCCTACAACTGCAAGGGTATTGTTTCTAATTCTGCCACCAAGAATAAATTGCTCTGCCTTTGGGTTGCCGGCTATAAACTGAGTGAAATGGGGTGCATTGGTAAAGACATTGATTTTTATTCTGCTTCTACCAATTAGTTTGGCTAGCTCTATGGTTGTGGTTCCGCCATCTAAGAAAATACTGTCATTTTCTCGCAAATAGGAAAAAGCTACTTTTGCGATTTGTTTTTTTTCATATAGATAGACACCTTCTTTTTCATTGTAAGTGTCTTCTTTTTCAATGGGTACATTGGACTGAATAATGGCACCACCATGTACCCTTTCAAGTTTTTCTTCATCCTCAAGTACCGTCAAATCTCTACGGATCGTTGCTTCCGAAGCCATAAGTTGATCACATAGATTTTTAACAGTTGCACTTTTATTGGCGTATAGAATCTCAATAATCTTCTGTCTTCTTTCTTCTGGCATCATAAGATCACCTATAACAGTTCATTTTTCTTCAATACATCAATAATCGCTTGAGCATCTGTCGCTTGTGTCAGTTCACTTCGAAATTCTTCTTTCATAAGCCTTCTGGATAGCTTAGCCAATATCTGTAAGTGGGTACTGCCTGCTTCTTTTTCCGGTACACCAATCATAAACACATGATCAACTGGTTCTCCATCAAGTGCATTCCAATCCACTTTATCTACACGACCATACATTAAAAATGGTTCTGTAACTGCATCTGTTTTTCCATGAGGTATAGCTACATGAAAACCAACAGCTGTGGAATATTCTTCTTCTCGTTTCAAAACGGCAGCTACATACTTGGCTTTGTCAGCAACTCTTCCTACAGAAACTGCAACTTCTGCCAATTCTGTGATAACACCTTCTTTTGTTTTTTGTTGCACAGGTATAACAATCAGTTCTTCATTTATTAACATAATCTTCCTCCTATCGTTTTATGATTCGTTGTGCATGCACCTTAAGATCTTCATAGTTTGAGCTTATAATAACTTCTTTTACATAAGGAATCATAGATGGACTTACAGATAATTCATCCACGCCGAGTCCTACAAGAATTTTGGCTGCTTCTACATCACTGGCCATTTCCCCGCAAATCCCTACTTTGACCCCTTTTGGCTTACATCCTCTTACCACATGATCAATCATACGTATGATGCTGATATTAAAAGCATCGTATAGATAAGCCACTTCAGGGTTCAAGCGATCGACGGCTAAAGTATATTGACATAAATCGTTGGTACCAATCGATACAAAATCTACATGGTCGGATAATAAGTCAATGGCAAATACCGCTGATGGTATTTCAATCATAATCCCCACCGGAATATCTTCATTATAAGCCTGGTTATCCACTTTCAAAGACTTCTTTGCTTCATCAAGACATTTTCTTGCTTCTATTAATTCTTCAAGTGAACCGATCATAGGAAACATGATTTTTACCGGATAAGAAGCACTTAGTCGTAGTATCGCTCTCAGTTGTGTTTTGAAGATATCCTTATTTTTGAGACAGAACCGGATGGCCCGAAGTCCCAAAAATGGGTTTTCTTCTTTTGGAAATGTGAAGTAAGGCAATGTTTTATCACCACCAATGTCTAATGTTCGAATAATGACCTCGCCATTGACATTTTTTGCAATACTTTCATACGTTTTATATTGTTCATCCTCTGTCGGCCAATCCTTACTGTTCATATAGACAAGCTCTGTTCTAAGTAGTCCGACGCCAAAGCCACCATGTTCCACAATAGATAGGGCTTCTTCTGCCGAACCTACATTACCAAAAAGCTCAATGGATCTCTGATCTTTTGTGATGGCTTTCTCATTGACCAATTGCTTTAAACATTTTTGATGTAATGCTTCTTCTTTGACTTTTTCTCTATAATGTTCCAGTTCGATTTCTGTGGGATTAATGAGTAATTGGGTTGTAATCGTGTCTAATATTACTGGCGTGCCCCCTAGAACATGAGACTCTTTATAACCCACTATGGTTGGTATTCCTTTTGCTTTGGCCACAATAGCACTATGGCTGGTTATACTACCTTCACTGAGTACAATACCTTTAACCCAATCATTCAAATGTATGGTCTCAGACGGACTTAAGTCTTTGGCAAATAGGATTGTGTCCTCCCTGATGGTATCTAGAGGATTATCCGATAGGCCTAATATGTTTTTTAGTAGGCCTTCCATAACATCTTCTATGTCTCTGGCACGTTCCCTTATATAAAGATCTTCTAAGGCACTTAACATCCCAACATAAAAGTTCTTTGCTTCATCTATGGCCGCCACGAGGTTCATCTTTTGTCCAACAATATTCTTACGAATCCGACTGGTGAGCTCAGGATCGTTTAGAATCTCGATATGTGCAGAAAAAATCTGACTCTCTGAGGCACCTATGGTCTCTTCTACATGCTTCATATGTGCTTCTAATGATGTCTTTTGATTGCCAATGGCAATATTAAGTTGATCTAGTGTACTTTCTATTTCTTTTTCTCCAATCATCTCTTTAGGTATGATAATGGATTCAATTTCATAGTTAAAAGCTTTACCTATGCCTACACCTTTAAATACTGATACTCCTATCACAGCAAACATCCTTTCTATTAATTGACTTCATCATATCATCTCGCTCAAAAACAATCAATATCAGTCATGCATTTTTGGCGATTTGACTGTTTTATTCTTTTTTAGTTGGTAAAACTGTGGTTTAAGGTAATCATGCAAATAAAAAACAATCATATTCACTCATCAAATATGATTGTTTTTATTCATCTGCCACGTTTAATATGAAGAATGACGTTAGACATCCATTATTTTTACAAACAAATCAACTGTTGGGTAACAATATCTGAATACAGCTCCAAAGGCTGCATGTGGGCAACATGAATCACATCT from Petrocella atlantisensis includes:
- a CDS encoding DeoR/GlpR family DNA-binding transcription regulator, producing MMPEERRQKIIEILYANKSATVKNLCDQLMASEATIRRDLTVLEDEEKLERVHGGAIIQSNVPIEKEDTYNEKEGVYLYEKKQIAKVAFSYLRENDSIFLDGGTTTIELAKLIGRSRIKINVFTNAPHFTQFIAGNPKAEQFILGGRIRNNTLAVVGQLAIDTIRRFRINKVFIGVNAISLEYGLTTPDFEEAEMKRAILEKGRERYILADASKFNKVALCEILPISAVDTIITSSLEEDEIKEKFKLEGVLLVEATKKEAGMYDYDGDA
- a CDS encoding PTS sugar transporter subunit IIA — protein: MLINEELIVIPVQQKTKEGVITELAEVAVSVGRVADKAKYVAAVLKREEEYSTAVGFHVAIPHGKTDAVTEPFLMYGRVDKVDWNALDGEPVDHVFMIGVPEKEAGSTHLQILAKLSRRLMKEEFRSELTQATDAQAIIDVLKKNELL
- the ptsP gene encoding phosphoenolpyruvate--protein phosphotransferase gives rise to the protein MIGVSVFKGVGIGKAFNYEIESIIIPKEMIGEKEIESTLDQLNIAIGNQKTSLEAHMKHVEETIGASESQIFSAHIEILNDPELTSRIRKNIVGQKMNLVAAIDEAKNFYVGMLSALEDLYIRERARDIEDVMEGLLKNILGLSDNPLDTIREDTILFAKDLSPSETIHLNDWVKGIVLSEGSITSHSAIVAKAKGIPTIVGYKESHVLGGTPVILDTITTQLLINPTEIELEHYREKVKEEALHQKCLKQLVNEKAITKDQRSIELFGNVGSAEEALSIVEHGGFGVGLLRTELVYMNSKDWPTEDEQYKTYESIAKNVNGEVIIRTLDIGGDKTLPYFTFPKEENPFLGLRAIRFCLKNKDIFKTQLRAILRLSASYPVKIMFPMIGSLEELIEARKCLDEAKKSLKVDNQAYNEDIPVGIMIEIPSAVFAIDLLSDHVDFVSIGTNDLCQYTLAVDRLNPEVAYLYDAFNISIIRMIDHVVRGCKPKGVKVGICGEMASDVEAAKILVGLGVDELSVSPSMIPYVKEVIISSNYEDLKVHAQRIIKR